In Candidatus Angelobacter sp., the following proteins share a genomic window:
- a CDS encoding polymer-forming cytoskeletal protein: MSTTGTGSKNVLNSDVEIKGNLKFSGELTFEGKLDGEINTDGTLNLGDGAVVNGNINATNVVVRGKVNGNIIAKEKIDIKAKTELFGDIRSSKLAIEEGVTFVGKTEVNPNKVSPTAPPRPNEAPKIPEPARLGGR; the protein is encoded by the coding sequence ATGAGCACTACTGGAACCGGATCGAAAAACGTCCTGAACTCGGATGTTGAAATCAAAGGCAATCTCAAATTTTCGGGTGAACTCACGTTCGAGGGCAAACTCGACGGGGAAATCAACACGGACGGCACCTTGAACCTCGGTGATGGCGCGGTCGTCAACGGTAACATCAACGCCACGAACGTCGTGGTGCGAGGTAAAGTCAACGGCAACATCATCGCGAAGGAGAAAATTGACATCAAGGCGAAGACTGAATTGTTTGGCGACATCCGCTCGTCCAAGCTGGCCATCGAGGAGGGCGTCACGTTCGTGGGCAAGACCGAAGTCAATCCGAACAAGGTTTCGCCCACCGCTCCGCCGCGTCCGAACGAGGCGCCGAAGATTCCCGAGCCTGCCAGACTGGGCGGACGTTGA
- a CDS encoding phytoene/squalene synthase family protein produces MGDPASGLLTDLLKQVSRSFYLTLRVLPAGVRPQIGLAYLLARTTDTIADTQIIPVGERLQALQTLRERILGSSSGPLDLGAFAQHQSLPAEWSLLQRVEESLTLLERLSADDLRLLRDVLAVITSGQELDLNRFADASRERIIALNTDDELEDYTYRVAGCVGEFWTRMCRVHLFPEAPLDDAFLLANGIRFGKGLQLVNILRDLPRDLRQGRCYLPGDRLWAIGLAPFDLLEPVNGPRLRPLYDIYLQRAGAHLAAGWDYTLALPRSHARVRLACAWPLLIGNRTAEKLRAGNVLAPELHVKVPRAEVRKILVRTILYYPWASAWGRLFGGRNDVGNKVDLEAPLD; encoded by the coding sequence ATGGGAGATCCGGCGTCAGGTCTGCTGACGGATTTGCTCAAGCAGGTTTCACGCTCGTTCTATCTGACGCTGCGCGTGCTTCCGGCCGGCGTCCGACCGCAGATCGGCCTTGCCTATCTGCTTGCCCGAACAACCGACACCATCGCTGACACGCAGATCATTCCCGTCGGCGAACGGCTCCAGGCGCTGCAGACGCTGCGCGAAAGGATTCTGGGCAGCTCATCCGGCCCGCTCGACCTGGGCGCATTCGCGCAACATCAGAGCCTGCCAGCCGAATGGAGCCTGCTCCAGCGCGTGGAGGAATCGCTGACGCTCCTCGAACGGCTTTCGGCGGACGACCTGCGCCTGCTGCGCGACGTTCTCGCGGTGATCACGAGCGGACAGGAACTGGATTTGAATCGTTTTGCCGATGCGTCGCGGGAGCGAATCATTGCGTTGAACACCGACGATGAATTGGAGGACTATACTTATCGCGTGGCGGGTTGTGTCGGCGAATTCTGGACGAGGATGTGCCGCGTCCATTTGTTCCCCGAAGCACCGCTTGACGACGCGTTTCTGCTCGCGAACGGCATCCGATTCGGCAAAGGGCTTCAACTGGTGAACATTCTGCGCGATCTGCCGCGTGATCTGCGCCAGGGCCGCTGTTACCTTCCCGGCGACCGGCTGTGGGCAATCGGGCTGGCGCCGTTCGATTTACTGGAGCCGGTTAACGGACCGAGGCTGCGACCGCTTTACGACATTTATTTGCAACGGGCCGGCGCGCACCTGGCTGCAGGATGGGATTACACCCTGGCGCTTCCCCGCTCGCACGCGCGTGTGCGCCTGGCCTGCGCCTGGCCGCTCCTGATCGGCAACCGGACCGCAGAGAAGCTGCGCGCCGGCAATGTTCTCGCCCCTGAACTTCACGTCAAAGTCCCTCGCGCCGAGGTGCGGAAAATCCTGGTTCGCACGATCCTTTATTATCCGTGGGCGTCAGCGTGGGGGCGGCTGTTTGGTGGCCGGAATGACGTTGGAAATAAGGTTGATTTGGAGGCACCTCTCGATTAG
- a CDS encoding polymer-forming cytoskeletal protein codes for MPAKKQAKVLVTCPRCGHQQPEARAAISTACKECGQYIRVQEVLKPAVKAAARPREVRKLACFECGTDLEVAASAQSTMCKRCSAHIDLRDYRISNAVSKNFKTKGEFVIEPKGYVFNTEAVVGDAIIRGKFLGKLVAERSLTIYSTADIKGIFKTGRLIIPAENHFRWKEELAVGGAEIAGELAANLRAAGAVVLRAAGRLFGNVEAGDLVVEEGAVMVGQAKIGVPKPLAPEVSNPAKKSPPKRSGG; via the coding sequence ATGCCAGCGAAGAAACAGGCCAAGGTTTTGGTGACCTGCCCGCGTTGCGGTCACCAGCAGCCGGAGGCGCGCGCCGCGATCTCCACAGCCTGCAAAGAATGCGGTCAATATATCCGCGTCCAGGAGGTCCTCAAGCCCGCGGTGAAGGCGGCTGCGCGGCCGAGGGAGGTGAGGAAGCTGGCGTGCTTCGAGTGCGGCACCGACCTCGAGGTGGCGGCCAGTGCGCAATCCACGATGTGCAAACGCTGCAGCGCACACATTGACCTGCGCGATTATCGCATTTCCAACGCGGTTTCAAAAAACTTCAAGACCAAGGGCGAATTTGTCATCGAACCGAAAGGCTACGTCTTCAATACCGAAGCCGTGGTCGGCGACGCGATCATCCGCGGAAAATTTCTGGGCAAACTGGTGGCCGAGCGGTCGCTGACGATTTACTCGACCGCGGACATCAAGGGGATTTTTAAAACCGGGCGGCTCATCATTCCCGCGGAAAACCATTTCCGCTGGAAAGAGGAACTCGCTGTGGGAGGGGCGGAAATTGCGGGTGAACTGGCCGCGAATCTGCGCGCTGCCGGCGCCGTCGTGCTGCGCGCCGCCGGCCGTTTGTTCGGCAACGTGGAGGCGGGCGATCTGGTTGTCGAGGAAGGCGCGGTGATGGTGGGGCAGGCGAAGATCGGCGTGCCGAAGCCGCTTGCTCCGGAAGTTTCCAATCCGGCAAAAAAAAGCCCGCCGAAAAGATCCGGCGGGTGA